Proteins from a genomic interval of Neodiprion lecontei isolate iyNeoLeco1 chromosome 2, iyNeoLeco1.1, whole genome shotgun sequence:
- the LOC107224282 gene encoding ectopic P granules protein 5 homolog isoform X2 — MATMERQKSRQKRKKERNRIPNLQTVVPDAPTLEEFECLLGESPTNYPRVEGVEDMESELHAAAIDTEIYEGVNSCSRTIESDTVTEQYTSAAQESIVIDPVDTVDGDIPIPSVVANSVHALDRDVTIASAPLENDEEQQVEELNSVVSEMQLLDVSPTAPIMDSVIQVLPAESNASTSGVIEIGSEKKDVKNIEKASTETHEEETTALKEIKPFTDLQLAALYNNKELALAETFVAEFVDTQLRSSAIRQQHRLHELLVSYLRVRNHLIVNCQELNTLKTDCKETQKQLWCLDKASITESGECQDGNPVSATHEYLVAHFNQQTLAALSRNLSSIKDLLHNTQALHCYEAELLRLQLENYIQRVCTLCKDFGNLPHNASVSLKQGQIPSRIIPQMCELRTCIGILFNFQRRVLKDTKFISDTRDWLSRLVAVLLRVATWQDHLFLLNHILRCPGGISNWAIGFVQTPVQYYPAGQSTSPLNDPHIEHIVTVIATIMLPVKERDKFLEKVQISLQDAGSTAADTVWVMLDEEGEEDEDIRNVGANLGESDLIAMLHQIPFDKLFKLILFINQEGNNYSQEKSLVTEHHMLRIFAFSSILVRLLRQGLKTYDSPRYRQLAKRLSALIRDMVQYASDQWEAFDRTQVADQSMLSRLQTEYDSFFLKASQCIFSSRRLGAWQYLAAIPYHIVSSATLWYIFYMLHITDSAAAISPSTKMSENEWEAELNSPKLRKQFEEKLCEMPGDESYFLLTTFANMAMARHHDDYQFVQVATIDLFQIGFLSEKTQESCSKDARSLLSNLTSKYPSLLSDLLKKLKDNFVLIGKLSLYLFMELRIGRWIPEEEDFTILSCWLHQHPLNSTENHLARLILSHLNWGLDSKGQLCLGIHLHRRVALLVVELTMKYVPDTPAQTASLLAEGVKQVSSMVRPQSSEHAFSLWAWEMVTKLRLHQLDRSESTARHTISNPSTYLAQVPDIDADPSLEILAIGVREKQPIACYVAVLMTTWGHSIPLILLKGFNQLQILQCYYKYEQVLISLHHIVPLFLECIDSLIKTEKFSNLVTSLITADRTYMKMAKNLIVSDFPGPVLKLFANMIQTQLEDYRRYCLESPQVLVYLWLRVLALIPDWNRDQSVMYLMDIVIRAAYFHLNARAETETIFHNFFALAIEGGAENLASGKNSGSFGSFLSWATGSSTLPSLLGGPVQSVWLAHRILTTEQEDRERKTGLWHEVLRELAMQGKTSVDTALKKACATVKIQPFGASGLAIYRWSHQALDTPMDHPLLALLWQNFFTLFLARVPTVTGTLDKGGVGEKFFEGMINLSYFKKLKKRLHDTTEYFQVKGESDLDNGSPITEERRVFYFNAAKFYKTLSLWLEEPRLQESGLYLPALPLQYMSQKLALLLQGNQEPWLEYVDYQSVRKSQLKAVAEWQACSLRNPESQSLKTNQTPTTPLEPLDPLQRIFRRITTYEQPIPPPSLSKNNAFLPYVSKESLYKPDGILNLLKPHLKAIIEYAQTYNLMLDEHTAIDCNFLELVPTLYRDVESRVTLHALCDPSPSGQRRSRSGTPPIVHCAGAAVIRIKISEARVSDGVDHMISQNRAEYEQLLVRASQPPPAKVSQACVFVDYLIMLLEHELTISRTSENSTILSNVQETGVKLFYHLVDFYTEEAALCPPTKQFITTYLEKLGQLFISGEEAQGQPLLKTIMQRPGLGGLLGPHFTPVAGGASTFLPMYQTVVDLATGPNADLCFVLLSKFDVGSWLNYRRPRLSERSTFIDLVSKALCNAGLTPEDEKLILHELFRNHLRLVLLHEFPEHYGEVLSAILRGSESQSLSLDVWRDLLTALSGRSKSQAPVQPIKVRDEIRRYATEQRLLSRQEMQDTAVLLSKHFMKERLQYGLYGLYPKYRVYNEPIATFLGMVGHALVVLTLHSDKGTLADQLCERIWPVLGDMFAPWIIPYWTRHLREPTAAWIQQLTDDRSVLLPWIIADGPYANRTVAMFVECIRFIIDTMPASSKILCFLWQFYVTNFAHTSVKDHILNVIHGNFLSLPWDRFSPGIGDIELMVKVVDQYLPDSHLFLGSVFTSVNWQVWANEILSVQPLPVASRMHICLLNLLVKLSNEPNVRQNEKAVQIVLTAEKFAWHLVDAAAYDQVINWYVMSCDPRVILCLDSNQIYSIDGAINNLLKIAAAYDPNVTHFHPTTLKKRQMYVRSSVKLLVNCTTRHKTLLTSDPKAFTDALSKMLDDMECVITNTVSQPQQAAEAGLLVTELLHSINQSGPLVEQLRTSWASWLSSRTSSSPTLMGILRVIGIAVASPSALGELMEAALDAYFKHNDLVADEALPTWGWVLTVLQPVIPRQPPVEGVLVAEGRILTLYALLLKRLPSCRNIKEEGLLLVNLIDWISTIKPTEFIEEKLPLLWGKALELAYRQCQYSENTVIAARALKGLARALLLTADDVGQGWGILGAIGLRKGSQLSIRCKFLSRTLGVYCLAQLPESKSEHQIVRFTPHSPGVAPSRSSDSDFQDVKPNAEAIKAMQTLEALVTNKHYAELKGDVEQVIRLIRDSGNSLHNAVAVVGTLTAELYNQRYLHVLIE; from the exons ATGGCGACAATGGAACGGCAAAAATCTCGGCAG AAGCGGAAGAAAGAGCGAAATCGTATTCCCAATTTGCAAACTGTCGTCCCGGATGCCCCGACCCTGGAAGAATTTGAATGTCTACTTGGGGAATCCCCAACAAATTATCCTCGTGTCGAAGGAGTCGAAGATATGGAAAGTGAACTGCACGCAGCTGCTATCGATACTGAGATTTATGAGGGTGTAAATTCGTGTTCAAGAACTATTGAGTCGGATACTGTAACGGAGCAGTACACGTCAGCTGCTCAG GAATCCATAGTTATCGATCCAGTGGATACAGTTGATGGAGATATACCAATTCCATCTGTAGTTGCCAATTCGGTGCATGCACTTGATCGAGATGTAACAATTGCATCGGCACCATTGGAAAATGATGAAGAGCAACAAGTTGAAGAATTAAATTCTGTTGTCTCTGAAATGCAGCTCCTGGATGTATCGCCAACTGCTCCAATTATGGACTCGGTGATACAAGTACTTCCGGCTGAATCCAATGCTTCAACATCTGGCGTAATAGAGATTGGATCAGAGAAGAAAGATGtcaaaaacattgaaaaagcCTCTACAGAAACACATGAAGAAGAAACAACTGCCTTGAAAGAGATTAAACCATTCACAGACTTACAGTTGGCGGCACTTTACAACAATAAAGAGTTGGCCTTGGCTGAAACATTTGTTGCAGAATTTGTCGATACTCAGTTACGAAGCTCTGCTATTAGACAGCAGCATCGCCTCCACGAACTGCTTGTCAGTTATTTACGTGTCAGAAATCACCTGATAGTCAATTGTCAGGAACTCAATACCTTGAAAACGGATTGTAAAGAAACGCAAAAACAGTTATGGTGCTTGGACAAAGCTTCCATTACGGAATCTGGTGAATGTCAAGATGGAAATCCAGTTAGCGCAACTCACGAGTATCTTGTTGCTCATTTTAATCAGCAAACATTAGCTGCTTTGTCTCGAAATTTGTCAAGCATCAAAGACTTACTGCACAATACTCAAGCCCTGCATTGCTACGAGGCTGAACTACTCAGGCTGCAATTAGAGAACTATATTCAAAGAGTGTGCACCTTGTGTAAGGATTTTGGAAATCTTCCCCATAATGCGTCAGTGAGCCTCAAGCAAGGCCAAATACCATCACGCATAATACCTCAAATGTGCGAGCTCAGGACATGCATTGGAATATTATTTAACTTTCAACGCAGAGTTTTAAAAGACACGAAATTTATATCTGATACGCGAGACTGGCTGTCCCGCTTAGTAGCTGTTCTTTTGAGGGTCGCTACTTGGCAGGACcacttatttttattgaaccATATATTGAGATGCCCTGGCGGCATTTCTAATTGGGCAATTGGATTTGTTCAAACACCTGTCCAATACTATCCTGCGGGGCAGAGTACTTCACCCCTGAACGATCCACATATCGAGCACATTGTTACTGTGATTGCTACTATTATGTTGCCAGTTAAGGAACGGGACAAATTTTTGGAGAAG GTTCAAATATCTCTCCAGGATGCAGGAAGTACTGCAGCTGATACTGTGTGGGTAATGTTGGATGAAGAAGgggaagaagatgaagatatTAGAAATGTCGGAGCAAACCTTGGGGAAAGTGACTTGATTGCTATGCTTCATCAGATTCCTTTTGACAAGCTTTTCAAACTGATTCTATTCATCAATCAGGAGGGCAATAATTACAGTCAAGAAAAAAGTCTTGTCACTGAGCACCATATGCTGCGGATTTTTGCCTTTTCCTCGATACTGGTCAGACTGCTCAGGCAAGGCTTGAAAACCTACGATTCTCCAAGATACAGACAACTTGCCAAGAGATTGAGCGCTCTCATTCGAGATATGGTGCAATATGCTAGTGATCAATGGGAGGCATTTGATAGAACTCAG GTGGCTGACCAGTCAATGCTCAGTAGACTGCAAACAGAGTATGACAGTTTCTTTCTAAAAGCAAGTCAATGCATATTTTCATCACGGAGACTGGGTGCATGGCAATACCTGGCTGCAATTCCTTACCACATTGTATCCTCTGCGACATTatggtatattttttacatgttaCACATCACTGACTCGGCTGCTGCTATTTCACCATCTACAAAAATGAGTGAAAACG aaTGGGAAGCCGAATTAAATTCACCAAAACTTAGAAAACAATTCGAGGAGAAGCTCTGCGAAATGCCAGGGGACGAATCCTATTTTTTGCTTACAACTTTTGCCAATATGGCTATGGCCAGACATCATGACGATTATCAGTTTGTTCAAGTTGCTACTATCGATTTATTTCAA ATTGGATTCCTCAGTGAAAAAACTCAAGAATCGTGTTCAAAAGATGCTCGGTCGTTGCTGTCAAATTTGACAAGCAAGTATCCTTCGCTTCTTTCCGAtcttctgaaaaaattaaaagacaaTTTCGTTTTGATCGGAAAG CTCAGTTTATATCTCTTCATGGAACTACGAATTGGAAGATGGATTCCCGAAGAAGAGGATTTTACTATTCTGTCCTGCTGGTTGCATCAGCATCCCTTAAATTCTACTGAAAATCATCTTGCTCGTTTGATACTTTCTCACCTCAACTGGGGACTTGATAG CAAAGGCCAATTATGCCTTGGAATTCATTTACACCGTCGTGTAGCACTTCTTGTAGTTGAACTTACAATGAAGTACGTTCCAGATACTCCTGCACAAACAGCTTCCCTTCTGGCCGAAGGTGTCAAGCAA GTATCATCTATGGTCAGACCGCAGAGTAGTGAACATGCCTTTTCCTTATGGGCATGGGAAATGGTTACAAAATTGAGATTACATCAGCTCGATAGGTCGGAGAGTACAGCCCGGCATACAATATCAAATCCAAGTACTTACCTAGCTCAAGTTCCGGATATTGACGCTGATCCGTCACTGGAGATTCTCGCGATTGGTGTCAGAGAAAAACAACCAATTGCTTGTTATGTGGCTGTGCTAATGACAACCTGGGGTCATTCTATTCCATTGATTTTATTGAAAGGATTTAACCAGCTACAAATACTACAGTGTTACTACAAATATGAACAAGTTCTCATTTCGCTTCATCATATAGTTCCATTATTTCTCGAATGTATCGACTCATTGATCAAAactgaaaagttttcaaatctGGTCACATCTTTAATTACTGCGGACAGAACGTACATGAAGATGGCCAAGAACTTGATTGTCTCGGATTTTCCTGGTCCGGTACTGAAGCTATTTGCTAACATGATACAAACCCAATTGGAAGATTATCGCAG GTATTGTTTGGAAAGTCCTCAAGTACTTGTTTACCTCTGGCTGAGAGTGCTAGCATTGATACCAGATTGGAACCGAGATCAGAGTGTCATGTATTTGATGGATATAGTTATTAGAGCtgcatattttcatttgaatgcCAGAGCAGAGACTGAGACCATCTTCCACAATTTTTTCGCA CTAGCCATTGAGGGAGGCGCAGAG AACTTGGCATCAGGAAAGAATTCAGGCTCATTCGGATCATTCCTGAGTTGGGCTACAGGTTCCTCCACATTACCCAGTCTTCTCGGAGGACCTGTACAATCTGTGTGGTTGGCTCACCGAATTCTTACAACGGAACAagaagacagagagagaaaaactgGCCTCTGGCACGAAGTACTACGGGAATTAGCCATGCAGGGGAAAACATCTGTAGACACTGCTCTTAAG AAAGCCTGTGCCACTGTGAAAATACAACCATTTGGAGCTAGCGGTTTGGCTATATATCGATGGTCCCATCAAGCGCTAGATACTCCTATGGACCACCCACTCTTGGCGCTTCTGTGGCAAAACTTCTTCACCTTGTTTTTAGCCAGAGTTCCTACAGTTACTGG CACTTTGGACAAAGGCGGTGttggtgagaaattttttgaaggCATGATCAACTTAAGTTACTTCAAAAAGCTGAAGAAACGCCTTCATGATACAACCGAATACTTTCAAGTGAAAGGGGAAAGTGATTTGGACAACGGGTCTCCAATAACTGAGGAAAGAAGAgtgttttatttcaatgctgccaa gtTTTATAAAACACTAAGCTTATGGCTGGAAGAACCACGATTACAAGAATCTGGATTGTATCTTCCTGCATTACCGCTGCAGTATATGTCACAAAAGTTGGCATTGTTATTGCAAGGAAATCAG GAACCGTGGTTGGAATATGTCGACTATCAATCTGTCAGAAAAAGTCAATTGAAGGCAGTTGCGGAATGGCAAGCCTGTAGTCTAAGAAACCCAGAAAGTCAGTCGCTAAAGACAAATCAGACACCAACGACACCTTTGGAGCCGTTGGATCCTCTGCAGAGGATATTTCGGAGAATAACCACTTATGAGCAACCAATTCCGCCACCTTCGCTAAGCAAAAACAACGCATTTCTGCCTTACGTATCAAAGGAAAGTCTGTATAAGCCTGACGGCATTTTGAACTTGTTGAAACCGCATCTCAAAGCAATAATAGAATATGCCCAGACATATAATCTCATGCTTGACGAACATACAGCGATAGACTGCAATTTCTTGGAACTAGTTCCAACACTCTACAGAGATGTTGAGAGCCGAGTTACTCTTCACGCTCTGTGTGATCCTTCGCCTTCTGGACAAAGACGTTCTAGATCCGGCACACCGCCTATCGTTCATTGCGCTGGAGCTGCAGTTATTAGAATAAAG ATTTCAGAAGCTCGAGTCAGCGACGGTGTCGACCACATGATTAGTCAAAATAGAGCTGAGTATGAACAGTTATTGGTTCGAGCCAGTCAACCTCCGCCTGCAAAGGTTTCTCAAGCCTGCGTCTTCGTTGATTACCTGATTAT GCTTCTGGAACATGAATTAACTATCAGCCGGACCAGCGAGAACTCGACTATTTTAAGCAATGTACAAGAGACTGGGgtcaaattattttaccatCTGGTTGATTTTTACACAGAAGAGGCTGCTCTTTGCCCACCGACTAAGCAGTTTATCACAACATATCTAGAAAAATTGGGCCAG TTATTCATCAGCGGAGAGGAAGCTCAGGGACAACCTTTATTGAAAACGATAATGCAACGACCAGGATTAGGAGGCTTACTGGGGCCCCATTTTACACCAGTAGCTGGAGGCGCGTCAACTTTCTTGCCTATGTATCAAACTGTTGTTGACTTAGCTACTGGGCCAAACGCCGACCTGTGTTTCGTTTTACTCTCCAAG TTTGACGTTGGAAGCTGGCTAAATTATAGACGACCCAGACTCAGCGAGAGATCCACGTTCATTGATCTGGTGTCCAAAGCCCTGTGCAATGCTGGATTAACCCCCGAAGACGAAAAACTTATATTACACGag CTTTTCCGTAATCATCTTCGACTCGTACTCCTCCACGAGTTTCCTGAGCATTATGGCGAGGTTTTAAGTGCAATATTAAGAGGCAGCGAGTCACAGAGCCTATCATTGGATGTTTGGCGAGACTTACTAACTGCCCTTAGTGGAAGATCGAAATCCCAGGCTCCTGTACAACCGATAAAAGTCAGAGATGAAATTCGACGTTATGCTACGGAACAGAGATTGCTCTCGCGACAAGAG ATGCAGGATACCGCTGTTCTTCTGAGCAAACATTTTATGAAAGAACGATTGCAGTATGGATTGTATGGATTGTATCCCAAATATCGAGTATACAATGAACCAATCGCCACATTTCTTGGTATGGTTGGACATGCTCTCGTCGTGCTGACTCTTCATTCTGACAAAGGAACATTAGCCGATCAAT TATGCGAACGCATATGGCCAGTTTTGGGGGACATGTTTGCACCATGGATTATACCATATTGGACGAGGCATCTGCGCGAGCCAACAGCAGCTTGGATTCAGCAATTGACAGACGACAGATCAGTTTTACTGCCATGGATAATAGCTGATGGACCATATGCAAACAGAACTGTTGCGATGTTTGTCGAGTGTATAAGATTCATCATCGATACTATGCCTGCATCAAGCAAAATTCTCTGTTTTCTATGGCAATTTTATGTGACAAATTTTGCTCATACCTCGGTCAAAGATCATATCTTGAACGTTATTCACGGCAATTTTCTGTCACTGCCTTGGGACAGATTCAGTCCTGGTATAGGGGATATCGAATTGATGGTTAAAGTCGTTGATCAGTATTTGCCAGATAGTCACTTGTTCCTGGGAAGTGTGTTCACTAGTGTTAATTGGCAAGTCTGGGCGAATGAAATACTGTCTGTTCAGCCGCTGCCGGTCGCTTCCAGAATGCATATATGCTTGCTAAACCTGCTCGTTAAACTTTCAAATGAACCAAATGTTAGACAG AATGAAAAAGCTGTACAAATAGTTCTGACTGCAGAAAAGTTTGCCTGGCATTTGGTAGATGCTGCTGCGTATGATCAGGTGATTAATTGGTATGTTATGAGCTGTGATCCCAGAGTAATACTTTGCCTCGATTCCAATCAGATTTATTCGATCGATGGAGCTATCAACAA tttgttgaaaattgccGCTGCATACGATCCCAATGTGACTCATTTTCATCCTACGACATTGAAAAAGAGACAAATGTACGTTCGGTCTTCAGTTAAATTATTGGTAAATTGCACAACTCGTCACAAGACACTTCTGACGAGTGATCCCAAAGCATTTACCGATGCATTGTCCAAGATGTTGGATGACATGGAGTGTGTTATTACGAata CCGTATCGCAACCTCAACAAGCTGCAGAAGCTGGTTTGTTAGTCACCGAATTGCTCCATTCTATAAATCAAAGTGGTCCGCTAGTCGAACAACTGCGCACCAGCTGGGCCTCGTGGCTTTCCAGTAGAACATCCAGTAGCCCAACGCTCATGGGTATTCTGCGAGTAATAGGGATAGCAGTCGCGTCGCCATCCGCTCTTGGAGAACTAATGGAAGCTGCTCTTGATGCTTACTTCAAGCATAATG aTTTAGTTGCCGACGAGGCGTTACCAACTTGGGGTTGGGTACTGACGGTCTTGCAGCCTGTAATACCGCGTCAACCGCCAGTCGAGGGAGTTTTGGTGGCCGAAGGTCGTATCTTGACACTATATGCGCTTTTACTTAAAAGGCTGCCCTCTTGCAGAAATATCAAAGAGGAAGGGCTGTTACTGGTCAATTTGATCGATTGGATTTCTACCATCAAGCCGAC AGAGTTCATAGAGGAAAAGTTACCGTTATTGTGGGGTAAGGCGCTGGAACTAGCGTATAGACAATGTCAGTATAGTGAAAACACAGTGATTGCTGCCAGAGCATTGAAAGGTTTGGCTCGCGCTTTACTCCTTACTGCAGACGATGTGGGACAAGGTTGGGGAATTCTAGGAGCTATCGGCTTGAGAAAAGGATCTCAGTTATCTATAAG GTGTAAATTTCTAAGCAGAACACTCGGTGTGTACTGTTTGGCGCAACTGCCTGAATCGAAATCGGAGCACCAAATAGTACGCTTTACACCTCACTCTCCGGGAGTTGCACCTTCAAGATCCAGTGATTCTGATTTCCAAGATGTAAAGCCAAATGCTGAGGCCATTAAAGCCATGCAAACGTTAGAGGCTTTAGTTACAAACAAACATTATGCCGAACTCAAAGGTGATGTTGAACAAGTCATCCGACTTATTAGAGACTCGGGAAATTCACTTCACAATGCCGTTGCTGTTGTTGGCACGCTCACTGCAGAGCTTTATAATCAACGATATTTGCACGTTTTAATTGAGTAG